Proteins from a genomic interval of Demetria terragena DSM 11295:
- a CDS encoding sugar nucleotide-binding protein: protein MTSRVLVTGAAGFLGAEMIRQFVSAGTDAVGTTFRRPAQVPIPTVKIDLRNAVASQELVAEVRPTLVINAAYSSADWEITAVAPAHLATAAHAVGADFVQVSSDVVFAGGPERYTEDSAPCPVNAYGAAKAAAEVAVRACHPGATIARISLQMGTLEGHIERFVHEVVTHKRDGVFFTDDVKYPAHVADTARCLRELAGRPGMFHLPGADACNRFELAELVCAQYGWPTDRLRPGSRLEAGIPGPAQVHLDGTRTLAALQSPMRGAREFLSPDT from the coding sequence ATGACGAGCAGAGTCCTGGTGACCGGCGCGGCCGGATTCTTGGGCGCTGAGATGATCCGGCAGTTCGTGTCAGCAGGAACGGACGCGGTGGGAACAACCTTTCGACGCCCGGCGCAGGTTCCGATACCCACGGTGAAGATCGACCTCCGAAACGCCGTGGCGAGCCAGGAACTGGTCGCAGAAGTTCGCCCGACGTTGGTGATCAACGCCGCCTACTCCAGCGCGGACTGGGAGATTACCGCGGTCGCGCCGGCCCACCTGGCCACGGCCGCACATGCGGTCGGTGCCGACTTTGTGCAGGTCTCCAGCGACGTGGTCTTCGCCGGGGGACCGGAGCGCTACACCGAGGACTCAGCCCCGTGCCCGGTCAATGCGTACGGCGCGGCCAAGGCGGCCGCGGAGGTTGCCGTACGTGCGTGTCACCCGGGGGCCACCATCGCCCGAATCTCGCTTCAGATGGGCACCCTTGAAGGGCACATCGAACGGTTCGTGCATGAGGTTGTCACCCACAAGCGAGACGGGGTGTTCTTCACCGATGACGTGAAGTACCCCGCTCATGTGGCCGATACCGCGCGGTGTCTGAGAGAACTTGCGGGCCGCCCTGGCATGTTTCATCTGCCGGGAGCCGATGCCTGCAACCGATTCGAACTCGCTGAGTTGGTGTGTGCGCAGTACGGCTGGCCCACGGACCGACTCCGCCCGGGATCGAGGCTGGAGGCAGGCATCCCCGGACCCGCACAGGTCCACCTCGACGGAACGCGGACGCTGGCCGCCCTGCAATCGCCCATGCGTGGCGCACGGGAGTTCCTGAGTCCGGACACCTAG
- a CDS encoding glutamate-5-semialdehyde dehydrogenase, which produces MNAEAADRVRTAALAARTASRELALLPRADKDRALEVLANAVKSASERILAANSEDITRGEAGGLRANLVDRLRLTPDRVDAVAEALRSLAALPDPVGEIVRGSTLANGLEITQVQVPMGVVGMIYEARPNVTVDAAGLGLKSGNAMILRGGSAAASTNAALVGILREALAQCELPTDTVQLLEGGRDDVTALLSARGLVDLVIPRGGADLIKTVVSQATVPVIETGVGNCHVYVDRAADLDMALAITLNSKTHRPSVCNAAESLLVHEAVADEYLPRVLGALGEAGVLVHADPKVEAVARQAGVAHDAVTDEDWGSEHLALEMSVGVVGSLDDALTHIGRYGTQHTEAIVTQDRAAARRFVAEIDAAAVLVNASTRFTDGGEFGFGAEIGISTQKLHARGPMALKELTTTKWVVQGDGQVRA; this is translated from the coding sequence ATGAACGCTGAGGCCGCCGACCGCGTCCGTACTGCCGCTCTCGCTGCGCGCACTGCCAGCCGTGAGCTCGCACTCCTGCCGCGTGCCGACAAGGACCGAGCGCTTGAGGTACTCGCCAATGCGGTGAAGAGCGCATCAGAGCGCATCCTGGCCGCAAACTCAGAAGACATCACACGCGGTGAGGCCGGCGGGTTGCGTGCCAATCTGGTGGATCGGCTTCGGCTGACCCCCGACCGCGTCGATGCCGTGGCTGAGGCATTGCGGTCGCTGGCCGCACTCCCGGATCCGGTGGGGGAGATCGTGCGTGGCAGCACTCTGGCCAACGGCCTGGAAATTACCCAGGTTCAGGTCCCCATGGGCGTCGTGGGCATGATCTATGAAGCCCGACCCAATGTGACTGTTGACGCGGCCGGGTTGGGTTTGAAGTCCGGCAACGCGATGATCTTGCGCGGGGGGAGCGCGGCCGCGAGTACCAACGCCGCGCTGGTCGGCATCTTGCGGGAAGCACTGGCTCAGTGCGAACTCCCCACTGACACCGTGCAATTGCTGGAAGGTGGCCGTGATGACGTCACCGCATTGTTGTCCGCTCGCGGCCTGGTCGACCTCGTGATCCCCAGGGGTGGAGCCGACCTCATCAAGACGGTGGTCAGCCAGGCAACGGTGCCGGTGATCGAAACCGGTGTCGGTAACTGCCATGTGTACGTCGACCGCGCCGCAGACCTCGACATGGCGCTGGCCATCACCCTCAACTCCAAGACTCACCGGCCGAGTGTGTGCAACGCCGCGGAGTCGCTTCTGGTCCACGAGGCGGTCGCCGATGAGTACTTGCCAAGGGTGCTTGGTGCGTTGGGCGAGGCTGGCGTACTCGTCCACGCGGATCCGAAGGTGGAAGCAGTCGCGCGGCAGGCGGGCGTGGCACACGATGCAGTCACCGACGAGGACTGGGGGAGTGAGCATTTGGCCCTGGAGATGAGTGTCGGCGTCGTGGGTTCGCTCGATGATGCGCTCACGCACATTGGCCGCTACGGAACGCAGCACACCGAGGCCATCGTGACGCAGGATCGCGCAGCGGCACGACGGTTCGTGGCAGAGATCGACGCCGCGGCAGTTCTCGTGAATGCTTCGACGCGATTTACGGATGGGGGCGAGTTCGGCTTCGGTGCCGAGATCGGGATCTCCACCCAGAAGTTGCACGCCCGAGGTCCCATGGCACTCAAAGAACTGACCACAA